GTGTCTTCGTTGTGTATAAAATACAGTATCGAATCGGCCTACCTTCTTGCACAAGCGGGCAGCGACGGAAGAAGCGTATATGCATATCGCTGTGTCGCGGAAAAATATTGTATAATTCAAAATATATGGTAAAATGGGTGATTGCTATGCTATATACCAACGAAATTCGTCTGTTTAATATAGCCAAAGACATTACACCTTGGAAGGGGAAGCTTGTTTGACACGAACTATCGAGGAAACTAAGAAATTTTTTGACACATGGGCGTCAACCTATGCTCGTGATTTGGAAAATGCCAACGGTATTCTAGAAGGGTATGAGACAAGCATTGAGACTGCTGCTGAAGTGTGTCCAGTAATTCAAGACATACAGCTTCTAGACATAGGCATTGGCACGGGGAATTTTGCCCAACGCTTTGAAGCGAAAGGTGCCATCGTTTCTGGGATTGACCTGTCGGAAGCAATGGTCGCAGAGTGCAAGAAACTCCACCCGAACTATGAACTGAGAACGGGTACATTTCAAACCATACCGTTTTCTGAGAGTGAGTTTGATGTCGTCGTATCGAGTTTCTGTTTTCATGAAGTTCCACCAAGTCAAAGGCTTGGTGCATGCAGGGAAGTCAATCGTGTACTTCGTAAAGGGGGACATCTCTGTCTCCTAGACATCATATTTGCGTCACATGCGGCGATGGCAGAAGCCAGGAGCCACATGGTGTCTCACTGGGACGATAGCGAGGAGTATTCACTGGTAGGCGACTTGAGTGAGAATTTATACGCGTCTGGGTTTCATTCCGTGCAGTGGGTTCAGACAGGACGCCTTCATTGGATGTGCTTGGCGTATAAATAACTGATTCAATGATGGGGGCTGTCATTTGACAGCTCCCATCATTGTCCTAGCTTAAACGGGTGTCTACCAAAGACAATAAATACTGAAAGGAACGATTTTAAGACAGAAATAAATAGATTAATTAATTCAGGGATTGATGGCATTGAGTGTTACTATCCAACACGTTCTCATGATGTCACAGAAGATTGCCTGTCCATTTGCAAAGAACTTGGCTTGTTAATTACGGCAGGTTCTGATTGCCACGGTAATTTTGGGAAAACCGAAATTGGAGAGATGGAAATTCCGATTTCCTGGTTAAATCTTGGAGATATTTTAGGTCACAAGTAAGTAAGTAAATTCACCACATGATTAAACAACCATGGAAAAACGGTCTTAATTCCATTTTCGATGGTGTATTTCCACTTTGTTGATGGTTAACAGGAAACGATCATTGAAATGACTTGGTAGTTCTTCCGTCACTAACGGCGGCGTTAGTCCAAGATGAAGAACTTCGCAATACTAAATATGAATGGCGTGCCAAACGGCACGCCATTTTGTATGTCAATTACTGGTCAATTACAGGTGACCTTTTGCACTTTCCACTCCTCAACGGAACGTCTTAGGTGGTGGGGCAGCCCTCGCACTCTACAGCGTGAGGCGACTCTGACTGCATCTGACAGTTTAGATGGTGGGGACGGTTTCCTCACCGCGAATCGAAGGCACGCTTTCCTTATATGAAAAGTGATTTAAGAACAGATTCATGAAGACGGCTGTAATCGTGCCTGGGACAATTCCACTTTGAAGCAACATGTTGACTGTGTTCGACAGGTGTGAAAACATCGTCGGGACAACAGACGCTCCGAGACCGATGGACACGCTGCACGCGATGATGAGCAAGTTCTCATTTCTCTTGAGGTCGACGGTACCGAGCATGTTCATGCCATAGGCCACAACCATCCCAAACATGGCAATCATCGCACCTCCTAAGACGGCGGAGGGGATAACAGTAACCAGGGCTGCCACTTTTGGAAGGGAACCGAGGACAAGCAGGATAATGCCTGCTGCGACAATGACGCTGCGGTTTTTCACGCGGGTCATCGAAACGAGTCCCACATTTTGCGAGAAGGCTGTGTATGGGAAGGTGTTGAAGAGGCCGCCAAGCATAATGGCAATTCCCTCGGCCCGTAGCCCTTTGACAATATCCTTGTCCGTTATGGGCTGCTCCGTAATTTTGGACAGCGCATGATACACGCCCGTCGATTCAACCATACTCACCACACAAACAATGAACATGGTCACAATGGCGCCAATGTTGAGTTGCGGATGGCCAAAATAGAGCGGGTGCACAACGTTGACCCAGGATGCAGCGGAGACGTCTTTGAGGTTTACCATTCCAAAGAAAGACCCGGCAATCGTCCCGGCAATCAGGCCGATGAGAATAGAAATGGACCGGATAAATCCCGTCGAGAAGCGATTCAAGACAACAATGAGAGCGAGGGTGCCGAGCGCCAAGAGCAAATTGATGGGCTGGCCGAAGTCTGGGCTGCCTTGGCCACCTGCAGCATCGTTCATTGCCACCGGAATCAGGGACAGACCAATGATGGTGACCACGGACCCTGTAACAATGGGGGGGAAGAACTTTTGCAGTTTCCCGAAGATAGGTGCTACCAGGAAGACAAGCGCACCAGCTATCATGATGGACGTAAAAATCGTGGGAAGATTGGATGTGTTACCAATCGCAATAATAGGACCGACGGCTGTAAACGTACAACCCAAAACAACAGGCAACCGAATCCCAACGTATTTGGTGCCGATGACCTGTAAGAGAGTGGCGATACCACAAGTGAACATGTCCGCTGCAATCAGGTACGCAAATTGTGTTGCAGTGAGCTTTAGAGCGCCTCCGATGATTAATGGGACAATCATGGAACCAGCATACATGGCAAGTACGTGTTGCAATCCGAGTGCGGCGACACTGCGTGTTTTTAACATGTGAGAGCCCTCCTCCTTGAGCCGTCGGGACCTGACTTTTAACGGCGAACTGAACTGCCGTAAATCCAGTTACCGACTTTCATCTAGAAATTGAATGCCTGTTTCCGGAGCCATTTTGGCGATACGAGCAAGCGCGAAGACTGGATACCCCGCGTCATCAAGAAACTTTCGTCCGGACTGGAAGCTTTTCTCAATCACGACGCTGATAGCGACAAGTGATGCCTTGGCCTGTTCCAAGATATCGAGAAGGCCACGGACCCCTGCACCCTCTGCAAGGATGTCGTCCACGATGAGGACTTTGTCATCAGATGAAATAAACTCTTTAGATACGGTGATTTGGTATTCCGTTTGACGAGTAAATGAATATACAGAGCTGGCATAGACACCTGATTGGGTAATGGCTTTTGACTTTTTGGCATACACGAAGGGAACGCCGAGCGCTAGGGCCACCGCGAATGCAATATGGATGCCGCTTGCTTCAATGGTGAGGACCTTCGTGATGGATGCATTTTGAAACTCATCTGCAATTTGTTGCCCGACATCTCGGATAAAGACGGGATGGACCTGATGATTTAAAAATGAATTCACCTTGATGACTTGCTCAGACAGGACTTTTCCTTCTCGCATCAAGTACTGCTGCACCTTGTTCGTCACTGCCACTCCTTTCTTGAAGAAAAAACAAATAGCCCAGACAGACAGGTGTCATTGGATGGTGATCCAAGTGAAACCTGTCCATCTGGGCTTTTTTCCCTGTGGTTGTAACGCATGCGCGTCCGTACCGCTTGGACCAGTAGCTCAGGCGAACAGACACCTGACGGAACCCTAGGTACGCTTTCACTCGTAGTCAGACAATTTACGGTTGTCTGGTAGAAACTTGTGAGCCATATCCTCACGACTATACGAGCTGATTCAATTGTACCTTGTGATGATAGCAAGTTTTATCCAAGGGGTCAACGCTAACGCTCATGGATGCGTGTGCCTGAAATTGTCGAGTGCATACGTCATGTCAGGCTCCTTGTCCACACATTCAGCGCTTGCAGACATATATTGCAATCATGAAAGGAGGTGATGATGATGCCTTCACGACTCTCGACCGCTGAGAGAGATTTGCTTCGGATTCGTGACCGTCTGCTTGCTCGGGACCACATTGTCGCCGCAGATGCCATCAACCTCGCTCTGAGGCAGCTTCGTCGCATTCACCGGTAACACCATTGTCACCGGGTGACCAGTTTATGTGTAACGAGGCGACATCAATAGCGTGCCAAATCGGCACGCTATTGATGCGACATTCATAGATGGTGTTGTCTCATCGTTCGTTCCACGGTGCCCTCACGGTATGTCGCTGCGGATTCAATCCGTGTTTGGTCGCATCTACCGCATCACGCGTTGCTT
The Alicyclobacillus curvatus genome window above contains:
- a CDS encoding purine permease; translation: MLKTRSVAALGLQHVLAMYAGSMIVPLIIGGALKLTATQFAYLIAADMFTCGIATLLQVIGTKYVGIRLPVVLGCTFTAVGPIIAIGNTSNLPTIFTSIMIAGALVFLVAPIFGKLQKFFPPIVTGSVVTIIGLSLIPVAMNDAAGGQGSPDFGQPINLLLALGTLALIVVLNRFSTGFIRSISILIGLIAGTIAGSFFGMVNLKDVSAASWVNVVHPLYFGHPQLNIGAIVTMFIVCVVSMVESTGVYHALSKITEQPITDKDIVKGLRAEGIAIMLGGLFNTFPYTAFSQNVGLVSMTRVKNRSVIVAAGIILLVLGSLPKVAALVTVIPSAVLGGAMIAMFGMVVAYGMNMLGTVDLKRNENLLIIACSVSIGLGASVVPTMFSHLSNTVNMLLQSGIVPGTITAVFMNLFLNHFSYKESVPSIRGEETVPTI
- a CDS encoding class I SAM-dependent methyltransferase translates to METAAEVCPVIQDIQLLDIGIGTGNFAQRFEAKGAIVSGIDLSEAMVAECKKLHPNYELRTGTFQTIPFSESEFDVVVSSFCFHEVPPSQRLGACREVNRVLRKGGHLCLLDIIFASHAAMAEARSHMVSHWDDSEEYSLVGDLSENLYASGFHSVQWVQTGRLHWMCLAYK
- a CDS encoding xanthine phosphoribosyltransferase; its protein translation is MREGKVLSEQVIKVNSFLNHQVHPVFIRDVGQQIADEFQNASITKVLTIEASGIHIAFAVALALGVPFVYAKKSKAITQSGVYASSVYSFTRQTEYQITVSKEFISSDDKVLIVDDILAEGAGVRGLLDILEQAKASLVAISVVIEKSFQSGRKFLDDAGYPVFALARIAKMAPETGIQFLDESR